One stretch of Rhinolophus ferrumequinum isolate MPI-CBG mRhiFer1 chromosome 5, mRhiFer1_v1.p, whole genome shotgun sequence DNA includes these proteins:
- the MFSD10 gene encoding major facilitator superfamily domain-containing protein 10 isoform X1, with product MGWGAGGSCTPRPPIRQQLASEARVVTVVFLGLLLDLLAFTLLLPLLPGLLESHGRARDPLYGSWQRGVDWFAAAIGMPEEKRYNSVLFGGLIGSVFSVLQFLTAPLTGAISDCLGRRPMMLLSLAGLAASYAVWAASESFAAFLASRVIGGISKGNVSLSTAIVADLGSPPARSRGMAVIGVAFSLGFTLGPMLGASLPMETAPWLALLFAVSDLLFLFCFLPETLPPEKRAPSISLGFRAAADLLSPLALLRFSAVARGQDPPSGERLGHLRRLGLVYFLYLFLFSGLEYTLSFLAHQRFQFSSLQQGKMFFFIGLTMATIQGAYARRISPGREIAAVKRAILLLVPAFLLIGWGHTLPVLGLGLLLYSFAAAVVVPCLSSVVAGYGSPGQKGTVMGTLRSLGALARAVGPMVAASGEGDWTALGAHCAPLVARPQGGCWLLVQASGSGLRLLLPVRFRALHPTAQPSHPSAAR from the exons ATGGGTTGGGGAGCCGGCGGGAGCTGCACTCCGCGCCCACCCATCCGCCAGCAGCTGGCGTCTGAGGCGCGCGTGGTCACTGTGGTCTTCCTCGGCCTCCTGCTAGACCTGCTGGCCTTCACTCTGCTGCTTCCCCTGCTGCCTGGCCTGCTGGAGAGCCATGGCCGAGCCCGc GACCCACTCTATGGCTCGTGGCAGCGAGGGGTGGACTGGTTTGCTGCAGCCATCGGGATGCCAGAGGAGAAGAGGTACAACAGTGTCCTGTTTGGAG GTCTGATTGGCTCGGTCTTCTCCGTCTTGCAGTTCCTCACAGCACCGCTCACGGGAGCCATCTCAGACTGCCTGGGAAGGCGCCCAATGATGCTGCTGTCCCTG GCAGGTCTGGCCGCCTCGTACGCTGTGTGGGCTGCCTCGGAGAGCTTCGCGGCCTTCCTGGCATCCAGAGTGATCGGTGGCATCAGCAAGGGGAATGTCAGCCTCTCCACAGCCATCGTCGCCGACCTGGGCTCACCTCCGGCCCGCAGCCGAGGCATG GCAGTCATCGGGGTGGCCTTCTCGCTGGGCTTCACGCTGGGTCCCATGCTGGGCGCGTCCCTGCCTATGGAGACGGCGCCCTGGCTGGCCCTGCTCTTCGCAGTCTCTGACCTGCTGttcctcttctgcttcctgcCAGAGACGCTGCCCCCGGAGAAGCGG GCGCCCTCCATCAGCCTGGGGTTCCGAGCTGCTGCCGACCTGCTCAGCCCCCTGGCCCTGCTCCGCTTCTCAGCAGTGGCCCGGGGCCAGGACCCACCCTCTGGAGAAA GGCTCGGCCACCTACGCCGCCTCGGCCTGGTCTACTTCCTCTACCTCTTCCTGTTCTCGGGCCTGGAGTACACACTGAGCTTCCTTGCGCACCAGCGCTTTCAGTTCAGCAG CCTGCAGCAGGGAAAGATGTTTTTCTTCATCGGCCTCACCATGGCCACCATCCAGGGCGCCTACGCCCGGCGGATCAGCCCTGGCCGGGAAATTGCAGCTGTGAAACGG GCCATCCTGTTGCTGGTTCCCGCCTTCCTCCTCATCGGCTGGGGACACACGCTGCCcgtgctgggcctggggctgctgcTCTACTCCTTCG CTGCTGCTGTCGTGGTGCCCTGCCTGTCTTCCGTGGTCGCCGGCTATG GTTCACCTGGGCAAAAGGGCACAGTCATGGGCACGCTTCGGAGTCTGGGTGCCCTGGCCAGAGCGGTGGGGCCCATGGTGGCCGCCTCAGGTGAGGGCGATTGGACAGCACTTGGGGCACACTGTGCACCCTTGGTGGCCAGGCCCCAGGGGGGCTGCTGGCTCCTGGTGCAGGCCTCCGGCAGCGGCCTGCGTCTGCTCCTGCCTGTTCGGTTCCGGGCACTTCACCCCACAGCTCAGCCCTCCCATCCTAGCGCTGCtaggtag
- the MFSD10 gene encoding major facilitator superfamily domain-containing protein 10 isoform X3, protein MGWGAGGSCTPRPPIRQQLASEARVVTVVFLGLLLDLLAFTLLLPLLPGLLESHGRARDPLYGSWQRGVDWFAAAIGMPEEKRYNSVLFGGLIGSVFSVLQFLTAPLTGAISDCLGRRPMMLLSLAGLAASYAVWAASESFAAFLASRVIGGISKGNVSLSTAIVADLGSPPARSRGMAVIGVAFSLGFTLGPMLGASLPMETAPWLALLFAVSDLLFLFCFLPETLPPEKRAPSISLGFRAAADLLSPLALLRFSAVARGQDPPSGERLGHLRRLGLVYFLYLFLFSGLEYTLSFLAHQRFQFSSLQQGKMFFFIGLTMATIQGAYARRISPGREIAAVKRAILLLVPAFLLIGWGHTLPVLGLGLLLYSFAAAVVVPCLSSVVAGYGSPGQKGTVMGTLRSLGALARAVGPMVAASGYWLAGASACFTVCSGLFLLPFLLLRNLRPPAQTHKAE, encoded by the exons ATGGGTTGGGGAGCCGGCGGGAGCTGCACTCCGCGCCCACCCATCCGCCAGCAGCTGGCGTCTGAGGCGCGCGTGGTCACTGTGGTCTTCCTCGGCCTCCTGCTAGACCTGCTGGCCTTCACTCTGCTGCTTCCCCTGCTGCCTGGCCTGCTGGAGAGCCATGGCCGAGCCCGc GACCCACTCTATGGCTCGTGGCAGCGAGGGGTGGACTGGTTTGCTGCAGCCATCGGGATGCCAGAGGAGAAGAGGTACAACAGTGTCCTGTTTGGAG GTCTGATTGGCTCGGTCTTCTCCGTCTTGCAGTTCCTCACAGCACCGCTCACGGGAGCCATCTCAGACTGCCTGGGAAGGCGCCCAATGATGCTGCTGTCCCTG GCAGGTCTGGCCGCCTCGTACGCTGTGTGGGCTGCCTCGGAGAGCTTCGCGGCCTTCCTGGCATCCAGAGTGATCGGTGGCATCAGCAAGGGGAATGTCAGCCTCTCCACAGCCATCGTCGCCGACCTGGGCTCACCTCCGGCCCGCAGCCGAGGCATG GCAGTCATCGGGGTGGCCTTCTCGCTGGGCTTCACGCTGGGTCCCATGCTGGGCGCGTCCCTGCCTATGGAGACGGCGCCCTGGCTGGCCCTGCTCTTCGCAGTCTCTGACCTGCTGttcctcttctgcttcctgcCAGAGACGCTGCCCCCGGAGAAGCGG GCGCCCTCCATCAGCCTGGGGTTCCGAGCTGCTGCCGACCTGCTCAGCCCCCTGGCCCTGCTCCGCTTCTCAGCAGTGGCCCGGGGCCAGGACCCACCCTCTGGAGAAA GGCTCGGCCACCTACGCCGCCTCGGCCTGGTCTACTTCCTCTACCTCTTCCTGTTCTCGGGCCTGGAGTACACACTGAGCTTCCTTGCGCACCAGCGCTTTCAGTTCAGCAG CCTGCAGCAGGGAAAGATGTTTTTCTTCATCGGCCTCACCATGGCCACCATCCAGGGCGCCTACGCCCGGCGGATCAGCCCTGGCCGGGAAATTGCAGCTGTGAAACGG GCCATCCTGTTGCTGGTTCCCGCCTTCCTCCTCATCGGCTGGGGACACACGCTGCCcgtgctgggcctggggctgctgcTCTACTCCTTCG CTGCTGCTGTCGTGGTGCCCTGCCTGTCTTCCGTGGTCGCCGGCTATG GTTCACCTGGGCAAAAGGGCACAGTCATGGGCACGCTTCGGAGTCTGGGTGCCCTGGCCAGAGCGGTGGGGCCCATGGTGGCCGCCTCAG GGTACTGGCTGGCGGGGGCCTCGGCCTGCTTCACCGTGTGCTCAGGACTcttcctgctccccttcctcctcctgcgGAATCTGAGACCTCCAGCACAGACACACAAGGCCGAGTAG
- the MFSD10 gene encoding major facilitator superfamily domain-containing protein 10 isoform X2, whose amino-acid sequence MAEPATHSMARGSEGWTGLLQPSGCQRRRGTTVSCLEFLTAPLTGAISDCLGRRPMMLLSLAGLAASYAVWAASESFAAFLASRVIGGISKGNVSLSTAIVADLGSPPARSRGMAVIGVAFSLGFTLGPMLGASLPMETAPWLALLFAVSDLLFLFCFLPETLPPEKRAPSISLGFRAAADLLSPLALLRFSAVARGQDPPSGERLGHLRRLGLVYFLYLFLFSGLEYTLSFLAHQRFQFSSLQQGKMFFFIGLTMATIQGAYARRISPGREIAAVKRAILLLVPAFLLIGWGHTLPVLGLGLLLYSFAAAVVVPCLSSVVAGYGSPGQKGTVMGTLRSLGALARAVGPMVAASGEGDWTALGAHCAPLVARPQGGCWLLVQASGSGLRLLLPVRFRALHPTAQPSHPSAAR is encoded by the exons ATGGCCGAGCCCGc GACCCACTCTATGGCTCGTGGCAGCGAGGGGTGGACTGGTTTGCTGCAGCCATCGGGATGCCAGAGGAGAAGAGGTACAACAGTGTCCTGTTTGGAG TTCCTCACAGCACCGCTCACGGGAGCCATCTCAGACTGCCTGGGAAGGCGCCCAATGATGCTGCTGTCCCTG GCAGGTCTGGCCGCCTCGTACGCTGTGTGGGCTGCCTCGGAGAGCTTCGCGGCCTTCCTGGCATCCAGAGTGATCGGTGGCATCAGCAAGGGGAATGTCAGCCTCTCCACAGCCATCGTCGCCGACCTGGGCTCACCTCCGGCCCGCAGCCGAGGCATG GCAGTCATCGGGGTGGCCTTCTCGCTGGGCTTCACGCTGGGTCCCATGCTGGGCGCGTCCCTGCCTATGGAGACGGCGCCCTGGCTGGCCCTGCTCTTCGCAGTCTCTGACCTGCTGttcctcttctgcttcctgcCAGAGACGCTGCCCCCGGAGAAGCGG GCGCCCTCCATCAGCCTGGGGTTCCGAGCTGCTGCCGACCTGCTCAGCCCCCTGGCCCTGCTCCGCTTCTCAGCAGTGGCCCGGGGCCAGGACCCACCCTCTGGAGAAA GGCTCGGCCACCTACGCCGCCTCGGCCTGGTCTACTTCCTCTACCTCTTCCTGTTCTCGGGCCTGGAGTACACACTGAGCTTCCTTGCGCACCAGCGCTTTCAGTTCAGCAG CCTGCAGCAGGGAAAGATGTTTTTCTTCATCGGCCTCACCATGGCCACCATCCAGGGCGCCTACGCCCGGCGGATCAGCCCTGGCCGGGAAATTGCAGCTGTGAAACGG GCCATCCTGTTGCTGGTTCCCGCCTTCCTCCTCATCGGCTGGGGACACACGCTGCCcgtgctgggcctggggctgctgcTCTACTCCTTCG CTGCTGCTGTCGTGGTGCCCTGCCTGTCTTCCGTGGTCGCCGGCTATG GTTCACCTGGGCAAAAGGGCACAGTCATGGGCACGCTTCGGAGTCTGGGTGCCCTGGCCAGAGCGGTGGGGCCCATGGTGGCCGCCTCAGGTGAGGGCGATTGGACAGCACTTGGGGCACACTGTGCACCCTTGGTGGCCAGGCCCCAGGGGGGCTGCTGGCTCCTGGTGCAGGCCTCCGGCAGCGGCCTGCGTCTGCTCCTGCCTGTTCGGTTCCGGGCACTTCACCCCACAGCTCAGCCCTCCCATCCTAGCGCTGCtaggtag